The Trichoderma asperellum chromosome 6, complete sequence region CATTGACTTATCAGATGCTCCCTGAAGCCAAACCTCTGGCCAAAACGCCCCAAAAATGCTTGACTTCCTCCACAACACCATATTCACCCCGGAAGCCCCCCTTCATTGACGTATTAGGGCAGCTCTGCAATCGGTTACACCGAGTCTTGCATGAAATTAAAGTCGTAGGGGTAAGTGTGGCTGCCCGAAGCCTCCTCGGGAGGCGGGTAGGAATACATCATGAGATCCTGGAAGTCATTGTTGAACAATGAAGGATCCATATCGGCCATCTCAATGTCTGGCACCTCTTCGTTCCAAAGCTGATCCAGTCCTTCAAAGCTACCACATTGGTAGTTGTCGTTGCCGAAGTTGTAATCGAAGGTCTGCTGAGAGATCTGGTCAAGAATTTGATCAAAATCTTGCTGCTCAGGGGCTTGCTGCCCGTATGACGGTTGCTGTTCTTCCGAGGCTTGCTGCTCTGACGATGGCGTTGCGAGAGATGAACTTGATGCAGGGGCCTCATCAAGGGCCGCATTCCTCCTGGAATGTTTGCGCGGGTTTAACTGGCAGATGTAGCACCTCTTCAGAAGGAAGATGACATCTGACCTCACAATCCCACAGTATTTGCTGCTGACTTCATCCCAGGTGGCATCCCACCCCCCATGATCATTCGACATGTGGATTTTTTCTACCACATCCAAGATCTCATCCTCAGTGACAACCACCCTGTCTTGGCACTTCCCACCCTTGCTACCCTTGCTACCCTTCCAACctttcttggtcttcttggtcTTCCCACTCTTTCCTCCATTTTCACTCTTTCCAATACCCCAGAGGATACGCTTGTCACCATCCCATTTATACGTCTTGGATGCGTAGTTTCGTAGAGAGTAATCCTTCTGCGACTGGGGCTTGGCGTCGTTGTCAGTAAGCCATCGAATTAAATTATGCTTTCTCTCTGTGGATATGTGcttcttgatcttcttcttttggagGTAGTTCCTAAAATCCTGCTGAACCTCGGGTTCTCTACTGAATGGGTAAAACACTTGATATTGATTCTCCATCTTTGATTACACAACATGCACAACAAACATCTACGAGTCACCAGCACAGCCATCCCTGGGAATAGTCTCTGAAAAagcattttttcttccttgtctCACATCGCACGCTGCCCGTCGAGAGTCGAATGAAGTGCAATTCTCGACGAGAGGCGTACGCCGCCCACAAAGTGGTCCCTCTCGACAACAGGCGTACGCCGCTCGTCGAGAAATCGCTGTTACTGGTGCAGGCAGCGCATGTCTGAGATTCTAATGCAAAAATCccacaaaaaaaggaaagaaagtcGAGAAAGCATATTTATCACTGAAAAAATTGAATTTATCTCTCTCGAGGGCGTAGCATCCGTGAATTCTTGTCTCAAAGAGGCCTTTGGTCGTCTTGTCTGTGGAGCACATTCACATAAACGATACCTATAGTTTTTAGCCGCTAAATATGCATGCTGTTTTGTAATGTCTTGGGCAAATACTACACCAGAGAATGCAATAGACAAAAGTATAATTCGAAGTATCGGTGCGCTATACCTGGATGAGGCAATATATTGACCTCGCGAAACAAGAGCTTGGCACATATGCTTAACAGATACAATGGCTTCAGGCAACGCAAAGCTACTAATCGATCAGAGTATCCTTCTCATTGACTtctacatgcatgcatactCCATACTACCTACTTAGGAATACTCTCCACTACCATAACTTGTGTCGCGGAAGGGTTCCGGTTTTTCCATTAGAGAGCAGGCGTACACCTCTCCTCACCATCCATTCGGCTGCGCTATTTGAATTATTGTCTTACTGATCTTACAAGACAATTCATCCCTTAAAAAATCTACTACAGCATCCTATCTACTTgttatttcttcttgttttcgcTCAAGTGGCCCTGCTGCCCAACACGCATGTCACTTGATGCCTAAGCCGGCGCGCCAAGCGTACGGCACATTTGCGACCGACAACGATGTCGAAAGAGGTAAATAATGCATAATATAAGATGTAAAATATCTGAATATTCATAAGGCGAGTAATTGCGCAATTCAGGGCTCTATTTTCTACTTACAAAGGGTGTGGCCGGTCGTGGAAGCAATTGCCGGCCTCCACTTCTTGTCCAGATCCAGCCCTACCACACGATAGATTTATGTTCACAATGATTCACTCACTGAGCATAACTCTAAAGTAGATCTGCTTTTTTCTACACAAGTTCACGTTTTGTTATTctttcgtcttctctttccttccaTAGATGTGTCTTAGATGCCTCACCTTGGTGCGTAATAGGAGCAGATCCCCTGCCTGTGAAGTGGCTGGCAAggctggcggcgctggctACTCTCCCATCAAGGCACTTGGACAAGTAATTGCTGTTTGAACATCTCTGAAGTAGCAGATTGTAATCCAGAATTAAGCGACAATGGCAATCCGTGACCTCTCAGAGCCttgttttctgcttctcctcaGTCGCTGTCAGAGCTTCACTCCACTCGTGCCAGATCCTGTTTCACTTTAACCGATTTTCCGGCTCCGGCAGCCCCTCCCCAGAAACGAGCAATCAGATCTATTGATCTTACGGATTTAACCGATCAGATCTGGTGAGACTGATCCAATGCCGGCAATGACAGCTTCATATACCGTAGCAGCGTTGCTTTCTAGCCTTACCAACGCCCATGTGATTGATGTCAGAGCCCGCTACGATCCACAGTCTTGCTGACAAGGTCTGGGTACCTGGCTGTGGTCGAAACATCGGCTTTGACCGACCGTACCATGACCGCAATCAtccaagaggaaaaagaaaggaaatggcGTATGGCTCACAGAATTATATCTACGGCTGAAGCAGCATCACGCTCGCTTACAGTGAATCTCAAGGCTTCATATCCGTACAGGTGATTTGTTGACGCTATGATCCTGGCCGTGTCTCACGAGATCTGCCACACCTGTTGCGAGGGGAGCGCTGCCTAAATACTATGAGCAGGGAAATGCTATAGCAATATGCGCTGGATCGCTGTATTTGTAGAGGGTATCACAGTTCTTATTGCAAAAATTTgctgtggtttttttttttctctattgAAGACTACACAAGCTTTGGTACCTCCAACGGTTAGGAAAAGCCTCGCACGCAGTGGACAAACTGGCGATTCTCCCGTGTATCGACCAGCTCCAGCTGTTCTGCACATCGTTTGTCTGTCCTCTAACGTTGGCATCTCTCACGCCGTCTGCTCTTATTTAAAACGTAGATAGGATGCATATCAAATGTGACGCTTTATTCGTGAGAAGACCTTGAGTCTTGGCAATGAATTTGTCTTGAGTATTTGTATATCTATTTAAAGGCGATACGATACATTAGTCTTGACGCGTAAAACGCCGTTCTCGTAGGAGGGCTGGAATGTTGGCCAACTCTAATCGTGCCCATTATTGAGTAGTCAGGATGCTAAAATTAAACCAAATTCGCCAATAACCTCGGCATTGATTTTTGAGATATTTTACACATTGCACAGCAGATTCCTAATGCGCTGCACTGTGCGCTTTTGCGAAGCTGCCTACTCCGCCAAACAAACACACGCGCAGCATAAAGCAGAAACACCAAAGTTGGGAAGCAAtagaggcagcagaagcaatGGAAATCCATCTTTGAGAGCATTTTActctattatatactattttatttttttatctttatcaGTGTCATCAAAGCCCGTGCAATGGCAGCCGCTGTGTATGAAGCTTGAAGAGATGTGCCTGGATTTCCCAGTTAGAGCCGCAGATCCATTACCAGTTCCAGTCCCACATCAGCCTTCAGTGACGTCAACCAAAACAAACCAATAGCTGGTGATGGAACAAATCTAAAGATCTGACGTCGGCGGCAAGTCTAATAAAGACAGATACGGGCGCAGATTAACTAAATATGTAGCTACAATCAAGCTGATGGGAGCTGCTCTGAGCCTGTGTTGTGTTTTCTGCAGCTGCCTCCAACACGAATTCAAGATTGCTATATTCTGCAATGGCAGCGTCCGACCAAAACAGCGGCTCATCCGTCTCTGCCCTCAGCAGCGAGCCTGATATAATCGAAAGctatgaagaagaagtaccAACCGCCAGCCATGCCCTTGCCGAAGAAAGCATCCAGGCTGATGCCGAGCACAAGGGCGCCAGCCAAACCGAGCACGATGAGATCGAGGTGAGGAATATCGGATGGAACAAGGAGCTGCACCATGTTCCGCAGCCGGTGGTTGGCGGGCTGAGAAACGAAGAGCTGTGGGTTTTGATACGACGCTTCAACAAGCAGATTTTCGAGGTCAGGAGCATCGAGACGGCGCCGCTGGCCGATCTGGACATGAACATTGCGGAGGACGAGGTGTTTTCTCCGGAGAAGCTGCGCGCGCAACTGGAACGTCTCTACATGACCGTCATCGTGTCTGTGATTTGTCTGTGGAAGCACATTGTGCGCCTTCGGTCGTGGCgagaaacaaagagaacGGCAGTCTTCCTGGCCGTGTATAGCATTGCGTGGCTGTTTGACCTGCTTATTCCCGTCGGAGTCGTTTTCCTCATGGCCTTGATTGCCTATCCACCGGCGCGAACCATCTGCTTTCCTCCTGTGCCGCCATCAATTGTCGACTCCAAAACAGGAGGCGTGCAGAAGCCGCCGTCAGGAGTCCTCGCATCGGACAACTCCATCACCGGCGCTCCTGAAAAGCACCAAGGCGAAGGCGTCGAACAGGAGGCGCATAGCTTTGTCAACAGCATCGCATCGGTATGTGCTGGCGTAAGAGTTTTTTGCAGTTTGCCTTCTAGTATTATACAATGACAGAAATGATTGTTGACGCTCGAATTCGCGTATAGGTAGTCATCAGCACGAGTGCAGGAAAGCACCCGCAAGGCGACCCCCACGACGACAATACGGCTCCAGACCCCACAAACATCGCAGCAGACATATCAAATGCCAAGGACGCTGCAGATGGGAAAGAGACCAATACGGAACAGGACAGGACAAAGACGCCTGTTTCCAACATTGTCTGGACCAGAACGGGGCCCATCATGCACATGATTTCGGAAGTTGTTGATACCTGGGAGCGGTTTGGCAATGCCCTCAGTCCAACGCCTCCATTCCCGGTTGAGCAGCCGAGaatggccttggcggcgTGTCTTTTGCCTCCGTTGCTGCTGTCCTTCTTTGTATCCTCGTATATGTTGCTCAAAGGCATCGCATTTGGTGTTgggtttctcttctttggcgaCCCCGTCATTACACCAGCGCTACAGTATGTCAATCGCAGATATCCACGATGGCAGAAATTCATCGAGCTGCGAAATACGGTTCTACGAGGCATACCAACCAACGCGCAGCTTGCCGTTACCCTGCTACGTATCGGCGAGAGGAACAAGGTGCCAATCCCTCCGCCACCGTCTTCCGATGCGCCACCTCCAGTCAAGATTGATCCAGAGGCTGCGGAACAGGTCGACTATCTAGGTATTAATTTTCGCTTTTGGGTGTATTTGTGTACCAAGAACATGCTAATAATAATTCACCCGTAAATAGGTGTCACTGAtgaagaagcgagagaagCGCTACATCCCGACTTGGATCACGCGAAAGAAGTCAAAGACGACAGTCAACAGCGAAAGCCCAAACGTTCGCATCGTTTTGTCAACTTTCTGAAAGGCACCGCAAAGGGAGGCGTTGAAACGGCCCTCACCGCCgacaaagccaaagccgctGTTGGCGCTGCTCACGCACGAAATCGATTGGGCGTCGTGAACAAACGACCAGTTGACGACCTTCCATCCGGCCCAGTCTGCTTCCCCGCTCGATGTGGCGGTAAAAAGGGCCATGCATACATCACAGCAACCGCTACGAGCCCTGCGCTAAGTTGGACCTCCAAGATTGAGGACGTCAACCCGGCGTGGACAGTTGCCATTGAAGATATCAGCCAGCTGAAGAAGGTTGGAGGCTTGGGATGGAAGAGCAAGATTGTTGTAGGGTGGGCGACACAGAGAGAAGTTGTGGATGGACTGGTTGTGAGAACAAAGGACGGAAAGGAATATCACTTGACAGCGGTCATGGTTCGCGACGAGCTGTTCAACCGGCTGATTGCTATGGGCCATCAGATGTGGGAGGcgtgttgatgctgctttggATAGAGTTGATGTTGTGACAGCTAGATGGGGGGCAAAAAGATGGACGATTTATTAAACATTAGCTTtcattatatatttactatatattccTCGGTATTCACCTCAAGTATGTAAACTAGATAGTAGCGTTGGGTAAATACTACATGAAGTTTTCTGTATATGAGCTATAATCTATACGTTAGAAGACCACTCTGATTTTAGCCTTCTCATTTTTTGCTGGCtctaattttcttttgcaatTTCTTCTCATATCCTTCATTTCTCTACTAACAGCATTTGTAATGACTGCATCCTATTAATAATACCATTATCTATTGCTTCCCTTTTCCAATTGGGCGCAGCGAAAAATGCCCAAGCTGTGGGAGAAAACGAACCCCGGAATCGGTTCTAAATCGGCAAGTACAGGGTCGAGATGCAGGTGAAGCAACTTTGGCCGCCCTTGACACGCCCACATACGCCTCAATACGCTATTACTCAGCAAAAGCACGTTAGACAGAGCCTCGATTGGGGCTGGTCTGCCGCAGCCGTCACTTGCGGCGGATCCAATCAAAGGCTCAATCGAAGTGGCTTGCTCCACCAGGAGGGCCATCTCACGGCAGGTTTGTCCGCGCTTTGGCTGTCTGCGGGAGGTTATTTGCCATTGGCGACTAAGCTTAATGGCAAGTGGAATCGAGCTGAGATCATGAATGAGATCatgaattaataataattggGCGAGGTGTTTCAGACTAGGGATGCTTTGATAATGGGAGTGTTACGCTGTGCAACTACTTGTATAAATAGAGGGTCATGGAGCGATGGAATGGGATTCTGCCTCGTGCTATCAATCCAAGCAATTTGCAGTTGTTAACAGTTGTTCAATCATATATTGACAATAATTAACACATCAAAAACAATGGCTCCCAAGAAGGTCCTCTTCACCGGCGCAACAGGCTACATGTAAGACTTGTCAGCCCTCCAACGACTGAATAACAAGCAGTACTAACAACATGTGGCAGTGGTGGCTCTGTTCTCACCCTCCTCCAAAACTCAACCCATCCCGACATTAAAGACCTTTCCTACACCGTCCTCGTTCGCAAGCCCGAGCATGCAGAGTACTACAAGTCTCAAGGCATGACGCCAATCATCTTCAAGAATCTCGACGAGGACTCGGAGCTtttgaagaaggcggccaGCGAGCatgacatcatcatcaacacagCCAGTGCTGCCAGAGCGATTGGCGCGAGGTCTCTTATTGAAGGACTGgcggagagaaagaaggccaCCGGCGGACCAGTCTGGTTCATCCACGTAAGTGTTTATGTTGATGTCCGATTCTGCATGCgctgtacatacatgtactaatTTTCGTCTATAGACATCCGGAACTTCAAGCATTGGCAACCGCCCCGTTAGCAAAGTCTATACTCAAGAAGATGCTCCCTTTGAATTCAACGACAAGACTCAGGACATCCACGAGTACGAACTGAAGCGCGAGGCACACGATCCTTACTCTCAGCGTACAGGCGATGTGGCCACTGTCCAGGCTGGCGAGGAATTCGACGTGCCGACATATATCCTCATGTCTCCCACCATTTATGGCAATGGCACTGGTGCATTCAACAAGCGTTCCATCCAGGTACCCTTCTTGGCTCGACGAGCAGTCAAGAAGGGATACGCCGAGTACATTGGCGAAGGCGCAGGAATTTGGGACCACGCTCACATCGACGACACAGCAAAGGTGTATGAACTGGTGCTGGAGAGGCTCTTTGCAGGAGAGAACATTCCTTATGGTAGAAAGGGCATTTACTTTGCTGGCAACGGACGCCATGCGTGGAAGGACCTTTCTGACGGACTCGCCAAGGCAGGATTTGTTGCCGGAGTGCTAAAGGAAGACAAGGCACGACCGATTGGACTGCAAGAGATCACAGATGATACTCCAAATGGAAACTACCAGTTCTTGGAGTTGGGATTTGCTTCAAGATCGGTTACAAATGCCGTTCTGGCAACAGAAGTGTTGGGATGGAAGCCATTGAAGGGAGAGGCAGATTGGGAGAAGGGATTCGAGGAGGAAATCAAGGCGGCAATGGCTGAGTAGAGTTGAATCTAGCGTATTTTATgatataaaagcaaatagCATATGTGCATTATtctagataaaaaaaaacatttttttttttactacgTTGTCAAAGCTATTCATAACCATTGTTTGCCCAGCGAAACTTGTTGAATCACTCTTCTACTCCGGTAACGACAATATACTTTTCGTACTCGGGCTTGAGGACAAACTCCTTCGCATCAGTGCTGACGCTAACATCTTTCCATTTCTCCAAAAGCTGGAGTTCCTCCCCTCGTCTTTTCGTTGCATAAGTTAAGCAGTCTGATCCCAAAACAACCCGCGTCGCCCAAGAACGGCCCGCTGCAACACCCTGACGCTGGATAACGTCCACCATTGCGGATGCTGCTTTGTTAGGATCGCCGGGGGTAACCCACGAATGATCCGGGACGAAGAGTCCAGTGTACTGCCCAAAGATGCCTTCATATGGCTCAGATACAGCCAATGCAAGAGCAGAGTCAGATTCTGCTTTGACAGAAGCAGcaccctcatcttcctcacggGGTTGTGCCAGACGAGTTGGAAAGCCGCCAATATCGAAAGCAACGCAATTGATGCCCAGATGAGAAACTTCCCTGTGCAAGCTCTCGGCAAACGAGCTCAGAGCAGCTTTAGTCATGCAGTAGTGGCCCAGGAAAGGGAGGCCCGCCCAAGCACAGCCCGAAGAAGTGAATGAGATGGTGCCGTGGCCTTGAGCGCGGAAGAGAGGCAGGATGGCTTGAGATGTGTGAAGTTGGCCGAAGACGTTGACCTGGAATAGATGGTTGACAAAGTTGTCGCTTTGAGGGTAGTTTAATTAGAAATATGATATAAAATAGGTGAGATGTATAGTCCAAAGCGCTTACTCGGCATCTTCAGCGGTTTTGAATGCAGATATACCGGCATTGTTGATCAAAACATCAATGTGGCCGAAAATCTCCCACGCCTTCTTCACCTGGGCTTCCACAACTGACTTTCCAGCCCCGACATCGAGTTCTAGCAAAGCAACGTTGTCGGACTTGAGGTGGCCGAGCTTATTTTCGACATTTCTCCCAGAGGCAATGATTTTGTCCCCGCGAGCGATTATGCAGTCAACCAAGGCAGCGCCTATGCCGGAAGTAGTGCCGGTGACGAGCCAGACGGTTTGAGGCATGTGTTTATTTGAGGAGACGTCTAGTTTAGAGTTAAATAGGTGATTTATGATGGCCGAGAAACGTAGATGCGGTGCTAACTGGGAATGATGCGAAGagactttatttatattcttgtGATTATTCGGGATACTCTACATAATAGATGTTTAGTGAACCTGAAGTTTACCCTCGCTGCTGAAACGAGTATCTCTACTGATTTACGAGGTATTACGGACGAATTGTCCGTGGGAGTCGAGTGTTATGCACGGTAACCATAGTCTACGCAGCTACGCATAGAGTTGAGAGCCGACAATTTGGTCCGCGGACGAACGTCTCTGTTCGCACTAATTAGCAGCTCATCCGCTTCAACTTACGCGAGAGCCTCCATCTGAATCCCAGGATGCAAAGCGGAGATATGGACTTTGCGGACTTAAAGCACCAGTGAATAATAATATTGTAAACATAGAGCCGCGACGTAGAGCTTGGCGCTGGTTACTGTGTTCCAAAATGACGATGCGAGCTCTCAAGTTTCGTCTGGCGGAGAGTCATGTGCACGCATCTCCATGCCGAAAGCCACTCGTTTCAATTGAGAGTTGGTACAAGGTCAAAAATAAATGCTGCTTGCTGTTGGTTGAGATCTTGTCCGATCGAGATGAATCTTTATTGCGGCTTCTCCAACTCGAGTGACGGCTCTGCGTATATGCAGCTCATCACATGTAAGCGTTACCGCTGAAGCTGGCCTCCGAATCTCCTCCCAAACAGCTGCGGCGATCTGCTGTAGGCGAGATGAAGAATCAAATCTTTACTTGTCATATATTTGATGATTTTCATGTGCTTCATTCAACATCAACTAGACCTGCATCTTCTCTTAACCTCGGAATTGCTCACAATATCCGAGAGCAGCAGGTCTGCCGTCTTCGTCAATGACGTCAGCGATGGCGATACTCCGCGACAAGAATCAACCCTTCAACCTTCACTTGATCCGTGAAAATGGACATGTTGAGTCACGCAATAGTGCAAAGACGCTTATTAATCCACCGTTGAGTCACAGACGGCCAATCTAGCGAGAAAAC contains the following coding sequences:
- a CDS encoding uncharacterized protein (EggNog:ENOG41) produces the protein MENQYQVFYPFSREPEVQQDFRNYLQKKKIKKHISTERKHNLIRWLTDNDAKPQSQKDYSLRNYASKTYKWDGDKRILWGIGKSENGGKSGKTKKTKKGWKGSKGSKGGKCQDRVVVTEDEILDVVEKIHMSNDHGGWDATWDEVSSKYCGIVRSDVIFLLKRCYICQLNPRKHSRRNAALDEAPASSSSLATPSSEQQASEEQQPSYGQQAPEQQDFDQILDQISQQTFDYNFGNDNYQCGSFEGLDQLWNEEVPDIEMADMDPSLFNNDFQDLMMYSYPPPEEASGSHTYPYDFNFMQDSV
- a CDS encoding uncharacterized protein (EggNog:ENOG41~TransMembrane:4 (i132-148o160-189i351-370o376-397i)); translated protein: MAASDQNSGSSVSALSSEPDIIESYEEEVPTASHALAEESIQADAEHKGASQTEHDEIEVRNIGWNKELHHVPQPVVGGLRNEELWVLIRRFNKQIFEVRSIETAPLADLDMNIAEDEVFSPEKLRAQLERLYMTVIVSVICLWKHIVRLRSWRETKRTAVFLAVYSIAWLFDLLIPVGVVFLMALIAYPPARTICFPPVPPSIVDSKTGGVQKPPSGVLASDNSITGAPEKHQGEGVEQEAHSFVNSIASVCAGVVISTSAGKHPQGDPHDDNTAPDPTNIAADISNAKDAADGKETNTEQDRTKTPVSNIVWTRTGPIMHMISEVVDTWERFGNALSPTPPFPVEQPRMALAACLLPPLLLSFFVSSYMLLKGIAFGVGFLFFGDPVITPALQYVNRRYPRWQKFIELRNTVLRGIPTNAQLAVTLLRIGERNKVPIPPPPSSDAPPPVKIDPEAAEQVDYLGVTDEEAREALHPDLDHAKEVKDDSQQRKPKRSHRFVNFLKGTAKGGVETALTADKAKAAVGAAHARNRLGVVNKRPVDDLPSGPVCFPARCGGKKGHAYITATATSPALSWTSKIEDVNPAWTVAIEDISQLKKVGGLGWKSKIVVGWATQREVVDGLVVRTKDGKEYHLTAVMVRDELFNRLIAMGHQMWEAC
- a CDS encoding uncharacterized protein (EggNog:ENOG41); this translates as MAPKKVLFTGATGYIGGSVLTLLQNSTHPDIKDLSYTVLVRKPEHAEYYKSQGMTPIIFKNLDEDSELLKKAASEHDIIINTASAARAIGARSLIEGLAERKKATGGPVWFIHTSGTSSIGNRPVSKVYTQEDAPFEFNDKTQDIHEYELKREAHDPYSQRTGDVATVQAGEEFDVPTYILMSPTIYGNGTGAFNKRSIQVPFLARRAVKKGYAEYIGEGAGIWDHAHIDDTAKVYELVLERLFAGENIPYGRKGIYFAGNGRHAWKDLSDGLAKAGFVAGVLKEDKARPIGLQEITDDTPNGNYQFLELGFASRSVTNAVLATEVLGWKPLKGEADWEKGFEEEIKAAMAE
- a CDS encoding uncharacterized protein (EggNog:ENOG41) is translated as MPQTVWLVTGTTSGIGAALVDCIIARGDKIIASGRNVENKLGHLKSDNVALLELDVGAGKSVVEAQVKKAWEIFGHIDVLINNAGISAFKTAEDADDNFVNHLFQVNVFGQLHTSQAILPLFRAQGHGTISFTSSGCAWAGLPFLGHYCMTKAALSSFAESLHREVSHLGINCVAFDIGGFPTRLAQPREEDEGAASVKAESDSALALAVSEPYEGIFGQYTGLFVPDHSWVTPGDPNKAASAMVDVIQRQGVAAGRSWATRVVLGSDCLTYATKRRGEELQLLEKWKDVSVSTDAKEFVLKPEYEKYIVVTGVEE